The following are encoded in a window of Sebastes umbrosus isolate fSebUmb1 chromosome 7, fSebUmb1.pri, whole genome shotgun sequence genomic DNA:
- the ncam1b gene encoding neural cell adhesion molecule 1b isoform X15: protein MVQFRDICLALLLVGCTVSLEVQITPSQGEISLGESKFFMCEVVGVARHIDWFGPGGDRIEPNKPDITVARNDESSSTLTLYKAGTGNAGTYKCVATNGDQQGEATVKVKIFQKITFTNAPSPQEFNEGDNANLVCDVISSPSPTVIWKYKGSNIQMEKDVRFKVLSNNHLQIRGIKKTDEGSYTCEGRLMARGEIDLRVIKVVVNVLPTIRVWQSEVNATADVGQPAMLTCAVDGYPEPMVTWTRNEVVLEAGEKYSFNEDGSEITLLEVTKLDEGDYTCIAKNKAGESDQELSLKVFVKPKITYIVNQSSSEMEEQVTLTCEASGDPTPTISWSSGGHVFTEGEQASWNRPEQHKSLDGTVVVRSDARVSSLTLKYVKYTDAGQYLCTARSAIGEDDQPAYLEVRYAPKIHGAVAVYTWEGNAVNISCEVKAHPSDVSIMWLRDGLQLPNSNTTNIKIFRSPSASYLQITPESENDFGSYNCTASNEIGTESKEFLLIQAEVPSAPSISEVRPFSTTAQIQFEEPESTGGVPVLKYKAEWRHQGRGGWYHQAYEVQYGSIIEVTIKSLKPETGYEVKLSAINGKGEGESSPAEFFKTEPVHGIFHFFTEDTEGNPNPPKLEGALQPQGNSLKVSWIKQDDGGSPIIHYLVRYKKIQMSDWKPEIRMPSVSDYVVLHGLDWDTEYNVCVVAENQKGKSQPVIMAFRTSAEPEAIPATQGCSSVTCTLASLILSLITVLLLS, encoded by the exons TTTCGCTGGAGGTGCAGATCACACCGAGTCAGGGTGAGATTAGTCTTGGAGAGTCCAAATTCTTCATGTGTGAAG TTGTAGGCGTTGCCAGGCACATAGACTGGTTTGGACCAGGTGGGGACAGGATAGAGCCGAACAAACCAGACATAACAGTAGCCCGTAACGATGAGTCATCTTCCACCCTCACACTGTATAAAGCTGGGACTGGAAACGCAGGGACATACAAGTGTGTCGCTACCAACGGAGACCAGCAAGGGGAGGCAACCGTCAAAGTGAAAATCTTCC AAAAAATCACCTTCACAAACGCACCCTCACCCCAAGAGTTCAACGAAGGAGACAATGCCAACCTTGTTTGTGACGTCATCAGTTCGCCTTCACCCACTGTCATCTGGAAATATAAAGGATCAAATATCCAGATGGAAAAAGATG TGCGCTTTAAGGTACTGAGCAACAATCACCTTCAGATCCGTGGCATAAAGAAGACAGATGAGGGCTCGTATACCTGCGAGGGTCGCCTCATGGCCCGCGGCGAAATAGATCTGCGGGTCATCAAGGTCGTTGTGAACG TGCTCCCGACCATCAGGGTATGGCAGTCAGAGGTGAATGCCACAGCGGACGTCGGGCAGCCGGCCATGTTGACTTGTGCTGTTGATGGCTATCCTGAACCCATGGTGACATGGACAAG GAACGAAGTGGTTCTCGAGGCAGGAGAGAAGTACAGCTTTAATGAGGACGGCTCAGAAATTACATTGCTGGAAGTTACCAAGCTGGACGAAGGAGACTACACCTGCATTGCCAAGAACAAGGCCGGGGAAAGTGATCAGGAGCTCAGTCTGAAAGTGTTTG tCAAACCTAAGATCACATACATCGTAAATCAGAGCTCttcagagatggaggagcaggTAACTCTGACTTGCGAGGCATCAGGAGATCCAACTCCCACCATAAGCTGGAGCTCCGGCGGGCACGTCTTCACTGAAGGAGAGCAG GCATCATGGAATCGGCCTGAGCAACACAAG AGTCTGGATGGAACTGTAGTGGTGAGGAGTGATGCTCGTGTGTCCTCCCTCACTCTGAAGTATGTCAAGTATACAGACGCGGGTCAGTACCTCTGCACAGCACGCAGTGCCATCGGAGAGGATGATCAGCCGGCATATCTGGAGGTCCGCT ATGCCCCGAAGATCCACGGTGCAGTGGCGGTGTATACCTGGGAGGGAAATGCCGTCAACATCAGCTGTGAGGTCAAGGCTCATCCCAGTGATGTATCCATCATGTGGCTGAGAGATGGGCTGCAGCTCCCCAACTCAAACACCACCAACATTAAGATCTTCAGAAGTCCATCAGCCAGCTACCTGCag atAACCCCCGAGTCTGAAAATGACTTTGGGAGCTATAACTGCACTGCTTCAAATGAGATCGGCACAGAGTCCAAGGAGTTCCTGCTCATTCAGGCTG AGGTGCCATCAGCCCCATCCATCAGTGAGGTGAGACCCTTCTCCACTACGGCACAGATCCAGTTTGAAGAGCCTGAATCCACTGGAGGAGTTCCTGTCCTGAAATACAAAGCGGAGTGGAGGCATCAGGGCAGGGGCGGCTGGTATCACCAGGCCTATGAAGTCCAATATG GCTCCATCATCGAGGTGACGATCAAAAGCCTGAAGCCGGAGACCGGCTATGAAGTGAAGTTGTCAGCCATCAACGGCAAGGGTGAAGGTGAAAGCAGCCCCGCCGAGTTCTTCAAGACGGAGCCTGTCC atggcatttttcattttttcactgAAGACACAG AAG GGAATCCCAATCCTCCTAAACTCGAAGGGGCACTTCAACCCCAAGGCAACTCCCTCAAAGTCAGCTGGATCAAGCAGGACGACGGCGGCTCGCCCATTATACATTATCTCGTCCGCTATAAAAAA ATACAGATGTCGGACTGGAAACCAGAAATCCGAATGCCCAGCGTGAGCGACTATGTGGTTCTCCACGGGTTGGACTGGGACACCGAGTACAATGTCTGCGTGGTGGCAGAGAATCAGAAGGGCAAGTCCCAGCCAGTCATCATGGCCTTCAGGACGTCTGCAGAGCCAGAAGCCATCCCAG CCACTCAGGGCTGTTCATCTGTGACATGCACTTTGGCATCACTCATCTTGTCCCTCATCACTGTACTCCTGCTCTCATAG
- the ncam1b gene encoding neural cell adhesion molecule 1b isoform X19 — protein sequence MVQFRDICLALLLVGCTVSLEVQITPSQGEISLGESKFFMCEVVGVARHIDWFGPGGDRIEPNKPDITVARNDESSSTLTLYKAGTGNAGTYKCVATNGDQQGEATVKVKIFQKITFTNAPSPQEFNEGDNANLVCDVISSPSPTVIWKYKGSNIQMEKDVRFKVLSNNHLQIRGIKKTDEGSYTCEGRLMARGEIDLRVIKVVVNVLPTIRVWQSEVNATADVGQPAMLTCAVDGYPEPMVTWTRNEVVLEAGEKYSFNEDGSEITLLEVTKLDEGDYTCIAKNKAGESDQELSLKVFVKPKITYIVNQSSSEMEEQVTLTCEASGDPTPTISWSSGGHVFTEGEQSLDGTVVVRSDARVSSLTLKYVKYTDAGQYLCTARSAIGEDDQPAYLEVRYAPKIHGAVAVYTWEGNAVNISCEVKAHPSDVSIMWLRDGLQLPNSNTTNIKIFRSPSASYLQITPESENDFGSYNCTASNEIGTESKEFLLIQAEVPSAPSISEVRPFSTTAQIQFEEPESTGGVPVLKYKAEWRHQGRGGWYHQAYEVQYGSIIEVTIKSLKPETGYEVKLSAINGKGEGESSPAEFFKTEPVRNPNPPKLEGALQPQGNSLKVSWIKQDDGGSPIIHYLVRYKKIQMSDWKPEIRMPSVSDYVVLHGLDWDTEYNVCVVAENQKGKSQPVIMAFRTSAEPEAIPATQGCSSVTCTLASLILSLITVLLLS from the exons TTTCGCTGGAGGTGCAGATCACACCGAGTCAGGGTGAGATTAGTCTTGGAGAGTCCAAATTCTTCATGTGTGAAG TTGTAGGCGTTGCCAGGCACATAGACTGGTTTGGACCAGGTGGGGACAGGATAGAGCCGAACAAACCAGACATAACAGTAGCCCGTAACGATGAGTCATCTTCCACCCTCACACTGTATAAAGCTGGGACTGGAAACGCAGGGACATACAAGTGTGTCGCTACCAACGGAGACCAGCAAGGGGAGGCAACCGTCAAAGTGAAAATCTTCC AAAAAATCACCTTCACAAACGCACCCTCACCCCAAGAGTTCAACGAAGGAGACAATGCCAACCTTGTTTGTGACGTCATCAGTTCGCCTTCACCCACTGTCATCTGGAAATATAAAGGATCAAATATCCAGATGGAAAAAGATG TGCGCTTTAAGGTACTGAGCAACAATCACCTTCAGATCCGTGGCATAAAGAAGACAGATGAGGGCTCGTATACCTGCGAGGGTCGCCTCATGGCCCGCGGCGAAATAGATCTGCGGGTCATCAAGGTCGTTGTGAACG TGCTCCCGACCATCAGGGTATGGCAGTCAGAGGTGAATGCCACAGCGGACGTCGGGCAGCCGGCCATGTTGACTTGTGCTGTTGATGGCTATCCTGAACCCATGGTGACATGGACAAG GAACGAAGTGGTTCTCGAGGCAGGAGAGAAGTACAGCTTTAATGAGGACGGCTCAGAAATTACATTGCTGGAAGTTACCAAGCTGGACGAAGGAGACTACACCTGCATTGCCAAGAACAAGGCCGGGGAAAGTGATCAGGAGCTCAGTCTGAAAGTGTTTG tCAAACCTAAGATCACATACATCGTAAATCAGAGCTCttcagagatggaggagcaggTAACTCTGACTTGCGAGGCATCAGGAGATCCAACTCCCACCATAAGCTGGAGCTCCGGCGGGCACGTCTTCACTGAAGGAGAGCAG AGTCTGGATGGAACTGTAGTGGTGAGGAGTGATGCTCGTGTGTCCTCCCTCACTCTGAAGTATGTCAAGTATACAGACGCGGGTCAGTACCTCTGCACAGCACGCAGTGCCATCGGAGAGGATGATCAGCCGGCATATCTGGAGGTCCGCT ATGCCCCGAAGATCCACGGTGCAGTGGCGGTGTATACCTGGGAGGGAAATGCCGTCAACATCAGCTGTGAGGTCAAGGCTCATCCCAGTGATGTATCCATCATGTGGCTGAGAGATGGGCTGCAGCTCCCCAACTCAAACACCACCAACATTAAGATCTTCAGAAGTCCATCAGCCAGCTACCTGCag atAACCCCCGAGTCTGAAAATGACTTTGGGAGCTATAACTGCACTGCTTCAAATGAGATCGGCACAGAGTCCAAGGAGTTCCTGCTCATTCAGGCTG AGGTGCCATCAGCCCCATCCATCAGTGAGGTGAGACCCTTCTCCACTACGGCACAGATCCAGTTTGAAGAGCCTGAATCCACTGGAGGAGTTCCTGTCCTGAAATACAAAGCGGAGTGGAGGCATCAGGGCAGGGGCGGCTGGTATCACCAGGCCTATGAAGTCCAATATG GCTCCATCATCGAGGTGACGATCAAAAGCCTGAAGCCGGAGACCGGCTATGAAGTGAAGTTGTCAGCCATCAACGGCAAGGGTGAAGGTGAAAGCAGCCCCGCCGAGTTCTTCAAGACGGAGCCTGTCC GGAATCCCAATCCTCCTAAACTCGAAGGGGCACTTCAACCCCAAGGCAACTCCCTCAAAGTCAGCTGGATCAAGCAGGACGACGGCGGCTCGCCCATTATACATTATCTCGTCCGCTATAAAAAA ATACAGATGTCGGACTGGAAACCAGAAATCCGAATGCCCAGCGTGAGCGACTATGTGGTTCTCCACGGGTTGGACTGGGACACCGAGTACAATGTCTGCGTGGTGGCAGAGAATCAGAAGGGCAAGTCCCAGCCAGTCATCATGGCCTTCAGGACGTCTGCAGAGCCAGAAGCCATCCCAG CCACTCAGGGCTGTTCATCTGTGACATGCACTTTGGCATCACTCATCTTGTCCCTCATCACTGTACTCCTGCTCTCATAG
- the ncam1b gene encoding neural cell adhesion molecule 1b isoform X16, with product MVQFRDICLALLLVGCTVSLEVQITPSQGEISLGESKFFMCEVVGVARHIDWFGPGGDRIEPNKPDITVARNDESSSTLTLYKAGTGNAGTYKCVATNGDQQGEATVKVKIFQKITFTNAPSPQEFNEGDNANLVCDVISSPSPTVIWKYKGSNIQMEKDVRFKVLSNNHLQIRGIKKTDEGSYTCEGRLMARGEIDLRVIKVVVNVLPTIRVWQSEVNATADVGQPAMLTCAVDGYPEPMVTWTRNEVVLEAGEKYSFNEDGSEITLLEVTKLDEGDYTCIAKNKAGESDQELSLKVFVKPKITYIVNQSSSEMEEQVTLTCEASGDPTPTISWSSGGHVFTEGEQAHLNRIYQASWNRPEQHKSLDGTVVVRSDARVSSLTLKYVKYTDAGQYLCTARSAIGEDDQPAYLEVRYAPKIHGAVAVYTWEGNAVNISCEVKAHPSDVSIMWLRDGLQLPNSNTTNIKIFRSPSASYLQITPESENDFGSYNCTASNEIGTESKEFLLIQAEVPSAPSISEVRPFSTTAQIQFEEPESTGGVPVLKYKAEWRHQGRGGWYHQAYEVQYGSIIEVTIKSLKPETGYEVKLSAINGKGEGESSPAEFFKTEPVRYTYKNGIFHFFTEDTEGNPNPPKLEGALQPQGNSLKVSWIKQDDGGSPIIHYLVRYKKIQMSDWKPEIRMPSVSDYVVLHGLDWDTEYNVCVVAENQKGKSQPVIMAFRTSAEPEAIPGASL from the exons TTTCGCTGGAGGTGCAGATCACACCGAGTCAGGGTGAGATTAGTCTTGGAGAGTCCAAATTCTTCATGTGTGAAG TTGTAGGCGTTGCCAGGCACATAGACTGGTTTGGACCAGGTGGGGACAGGATAGAGCCGAACAAACCAGACATAACAGTAGCCCGTAACGATGAGTCATCTTCCACCCTCACACTGTATAAAGCTGGGACTGGAAACGCAGGGACATACAAGTGTGTCGCTACCAACGGAGACCAGCAAGGGGAGGCAACCGTCAAAGTGAAAATCTTCC AAAAAATCACCTTCACAAACGCACCCTCACCCCAAGAGTTCAACGAAGGAGACAATGCCAACCTTGTTTGTGACGTCATCAGTTCGCCTTCACCCACTGTCATCTGGAAATATAAAGGATCAAATATCCAGATGGAAAAAGATG TGCGCTTTAAGGTACTGAGCAACAATCACCTTCAGATCCGTGGCATAAAGAAGACAGATGAGGGCTCGTATACCTGCGAGGGTCGCCTCATGGCCCGCGGCGAAATAGATCTGCGGGTCATCAAGGTCGTTGTGAACG TGCTCCCGACCATCAGGGTATGGCAGTCAGAGGTGAATGCCACAGCGGACGTCGGGCAGCCGGCCATGTTGACTTGTGCTGTTGATGGCTATCCTGAACCCATGGTGACATGGACAAG GAACGAAGTGGTTCTCGAGGCAGGAGAGAAGTACAGCTTTAATGAGGACGGCTCAGAAATTACATTGCTGGAAGTTACCAAGCTGGACGAAGGAGACTACACCTGCATTGCCAAGAACAAGGCCGGGGAAAGTGATCAGGAGCTCAGTCTGAAAGTGTTTG tCAAACCTAAGATCACATACATCGTAAATCAGAGCTCttcagagatggaggagcaggTAACTCTGACTTGCGAGGCATCAGGAGATCCAACTCCCACCATAAGCTGGAGCTCCGGCGGGCACGTCTTCACTGAAGGAGAGCAG GCACATCTAAACAGGATCTATCAG GCATCATGGAATCGGCCTGAGCAACACAAG AGTCTGGATGGAACTGTAGTGGTGAGGAGTGATGCTCGTGTGTCCTCCCTCACTCTGAAGTATGTCAAGTATACAGACGCGGGTCAGTACCTCTGCACAGCACGCAGTGCCATCGGAGAGGATGATCAGCCGGCATATCTGGAGGTCCGCT ATGCCCCGAAGATCCACGGTGCAGTGGCGGTGTATACCTGGGAGGGAAATGCCGTCAACATCAGCTGTGAGGTCAAGGCTCATCCCAGTGATGTATCCATCATGTGGCTGAGAGATGGGCTGCAGCTCCCCAACTCAAACACCACCAACATTAAGATCTTCAGAAGTCCATCAGCCAGCTACCTGCag atAACCCCCGAGTCTGAAAATGACTTTGGGAGCTATAACTGCACTGCTTCAAATGAGATCGGCACAGAGTCCAAGGAGTTCCTGCTCATTCAGGCTG AGGTGCCATCAGCCCCATCCATCAGTGAGGTGAGACCCTTCTCCACTACGGCACAGATCCAGTTTGAAGAGCCTGAATCCACTGGAGGAGTTCCTGTCCTGAAATACAAAGCGGAGTGGAGGCATCAGGGCAGGGGCGGCTGGTATCACCAGGCCTATGAAGTCCAATATG GCTCCATCATCGAGGTGACGATCAAAAGCCTGAAGCCGGAGACCGGCTATGAAGTGAAGTTGTCAGCCATCAACGGCAAGGGTGAAGGTGAAAGCAGCCCCGCCGAGTTCTTCAAGACGGAGCCTGTCC GCTACACTTACAAAA atggcatttttcattttttcactgAAGACACAG AAG GGAATCCCAATCCTCCTAAACTCGAAGGGGCACTTCAACCCCAAGGCAACTCCCTCAAAGTCAGCTGGATCAAGCAGGACGACGGCGGCTCGCCCATTATACATTATCTCGTCCGCTATAAAAAA ATACAGATGTCGGACTGGAAACCAGAAATCCGAATGCCCAGCGTGAGCGACTATGTGGTTCTCCACGGGTTGGACTGGGACACCGAGTACAATGTCTGCGTGGTGGCAGAGAATCAGAAGGGCAAGTCCCAGCCAGTCATCATGGCCTTCAGGACGTCTGCAGAGCCAGAAGCCATCCCAG GTGCCTCTCTTTGA
- the ncam1b gene encoding neural cell adhesion molecule 1b isoform X18 — MVQFRDICLALLLVGCTVSLEVQITPSQGEISLGESKFFMCEVVGVARHIDWFGPGGDRIEPNKPDITVARNDESSSTLTLYKAGTGNAGTYKCVATNGDQQGEATVKVKIFQKITFTNAPSPQEFNEGDNANLVCDVISSPSPTVIWKYKGSNIQMEKDVRFKVLSNNHLQIRGIKKTDEGSYTCEGRLMARGEIDLRVIKVVVNVLPTIRVWQSEVNATADVGQPAMLTCAVDGYPEPMVTWTRNEVVLEAGEKYSFNEDGSEITLLEVTKLDEGDYTCIAKNKAGESDQELSLKVFVKPKITYIVNQSSSEMEEQVTLTCEASGDPTPTISWSSGGHVFTEGEQASWNRPEQHKSLDGTVVVRSDARVSSLTLKYVKYTDAGQYLCTARSAIGEDDQPAYLEVRYAPKIHGAVAVYTWEGNAVNISCEVKAHPSDVSIMWLRDGLQLPNSNTTNIKIFRSPSASYLQITPESENDFGSYNCTASNEIGTESKEFLLIQAEVPSAPSISEVRPFSTTAQIQFEEPESTGGVPVLKYKAEWRHQGRGGWYHQAYEVQYGSIIEVTIKSLKPETGYEVKLSAINGKGEGESSPAEFFKTEPVRNPNPPKLEGALQPQGNSLKVSWIKQDDGGSPIIHYLVRYKKIQMSDWKPEIRMPSVSDYVVLHGLDWDTEYNVCVVAENQKGKSQPVIMAFRTSAEPEAIPATQGCSSVTCTLASLILSLITVLLLS; from the exons TTTCGCTGGAGGTGCAGATCACACCGAGTCAGGGTGAGATTAGTCTTGGAGAGTCCAAATTCTTCATGTGTGAAG TTGTAGGCGTTGCCAGGCACATAGACTGGTTTGGACCAGGTGGGGACAGGATAGAGCCGAACAAACCAGACATAACAGTAGCCCGTAACGATGAGTCATCTTCCACCCTCACACTGTATAAAGCTGGGACTGGAAACGCAGGGACATACAAGTGTGTCGCTACCAACGGAGACCAGCAAGGGGAGGCAACCGTCAAAGTGAAAATCTTCC AAAAAATCACCTTCACAAACGCACCCTCACCCCAAGAGTTCAACGAAGGAGACAATGCCAACCTTGTTTGTGACGTCATCAGTTCGCCTTCACCCACTGTCATCTGGAAATATAAAGGATCAAATATCCAGATGGAAAAAGATG TGCGCTTTAAGGTACTGAGCAACAATCACCTTCAGATCCGTGGCATAAAGAAGACAGATGAGGGCTCGTATACCTGCGAGGGTCGCCTCATGGCCCGCGGCGAAATAGATCTGCGGGTCATCAAGGTCGTTGTGAACG TGCTCCCGACCATCAGGGTATGGCAGTCAGAGGTGAATGCCACAGCGGACGTCGGGCAGCCGGCCATGTTGACTTGTGCTGTTGATGGCTATCCTGAACCCATGGTGACATGGACAAG GAACGAAGTGGTTCTCGAGGCAGGAGAGAAGTACAGCTTTAATGAGGACGGCTCAGAAATTACATTGCTGGAAGTTACCAAGCTGGACGAAGGAGACTACACCTGCATTGCCAAGAACAAGGCCGGGGAAAGTGATCAGGAGCTCAGTCTGAAAGTGTTTG tCAAACCTAAGATCACATACATCGTAAATCAGAGCTCttcagagatggaggagcaggTAACTCTGACTTGCGAGGCATCAGGAGATCCAACTCCCACCATAAGCTGGAGCTCCGGCGGGCACGTCTTCACTGAAGGAGAGCAG GCATCATGGAATCGGCCTGAGCAACACAAG AGTCTGGATGGAACTGTAGTGGTGAGGAGTGATGCTCGTGTGTCCTCCCTCACTCTGAAGTATGTCAAGTATACAGACGCGGGTCAGTACCTCTGCACAGCACGCAGTGCCATCGGAGAGGATGATCAGCCGGCATATCTGGAGGTCCGCT ATGCCCCGAAGATCCACGGTGCAGTGGCGGTGTATACCTGGGAGGGAAATGCCGTCAACATCAGCTGTGAGGTCAAGGCTCATCCCAGTGATGTATCCATCATGTGGCTGAGAGATGGGCTGCAGCTCCCCAACTCAAACACCACCAACATTAAGATCTTCAGAAGTCCATCAGCCAGCTACCTGCag atAACCCCCGAGTCTGAAAATGACTTTGGGAGCTATAACTGCACTGCTTCAAATGAGATCGGCACAGAGTCCAAGGAGTTCCTGCTCATTCAGGCTG AGGTGCCATCAGCCCCATCCATCAGTGAGGTGAGACCCTTCTCCACTACGGCACAGATCCAGTTTGAAGAGCCTGAATCCACTGGAGGAGTTCCTGTCCTGAAATACAAAGCGGAGTGGAGGCATCAGGGCAGGGGCGGCTGGTATCACCAGGCCTATGAAGTCCAATATG GCTCCATCATCGAGGTGACGATCAAAAGCCTGAAGCCGGAGACCGGCTATGAAGTGAAGTTGTCAGCCATCAACGGCAAGGGTGAAGGTGAAAGCAGCCCCGCCGAGTTCTTCAAGACGGAGCCTGTCC GGAATCCCAATCCTCCTAAACTCGAAGGGGCACTTCAACCCCAAGGCAACTCCCTCAAAGTCAGCTGGATCAAGCAGGACGACGGCGGCTCGCCCATTATACATTATCTCGTCCGCTATAAAAAA ATACAGATGTCGGACTGGAAACCAGAAATCCGAATGCCCAGCGTGAGCGACTATGTGGTTCTCCACGGGTTGGACTGGGACACCGAGTACAATGTCTGCGTGGTGGCAGAGAATCAGAAGGGCAAGTCCCAGCCAGTCATCATGGCCTTCAGGACGTCTGCAGAGCCAGAAGCCATCCCAG CCACTCAGGGCTGTTCATCTGTGACATGCACTTTGGCATCACTCATCTTGTCCCTCATCACTGTACTCCTGCTCTCATAG